The proteins below are encoded in one region of Cohaesibacter intestini:
- the rplM gene encoding 50S ribosomal protein L13: MKTFSANPSNIEKKWILIDAEGLVLGRVAALIAMRLRGKHKATFTPHMDCGDNVIVINADKVKLTGRKYENKKYYWHTGHPGGIKERTARQIIEGKFPERVLEKAVQRMMPGGPLTRVQLSNLRVYAGATHPHEAQAPEALDVKSLNAKNARA, translated from the coding sequence ATGAAAACATTTTCTGCAAACCCTTCCAACATCGAGAAGAAGTGGATTCTCATCGATGCCGAAGGTCTTGTGCTGGGTCGTGTGGCAGCGTTGATCGCCATGCGTCTTCGCGGCAAACACAAAGCCACCTTCACGCCACATATGGATTGTGGTGACAACGTGATCGTAATCAATGCCGACAAAGTCAAACTGACTGGTCGCAAATACGAGAACAAAAAATACTACTGGCACACCGGTCATCCGGGCGGCATCAAAGAGCGTACCGCTCGTCAGATCATCGAGGGCAAGTTCCCTGAGCGTGTTCTGGAGAAAGCTGTTCAGCGCATGATGCCAGGCGGCCCACTGACCCGCGTTCAGCTGTCCAACCTGCGTGTCTATGCTGGTGCAACGCACCCGCATGAAGCCCAGGCCCCAGAGGCACTGGATGTTAAATCCCTGAATGCCAAGAATGCGAGGGCTTAA
- a CDS encoding efflux RND transporter permease subunit yields MNLTDYAIERKTVSWMVTILLLAGGVLAFFNLGRLEDPEFTIKQAVVVTAYPGASSMEVEEEVTLPIETAIQQLPYVDHVTSISSAGLSQVTVEMKSIYRKKDLAQIWDEMRRKINDLAPSLPLGSRPPVVNDDFGDVYGMFMAVTGAGYSHQELNDYVDFLRRELVLVDGVGKVSIGGGLERQIIIEINRAKLNSHNISVTALKQLLQNQNLVTNAGNLRIGTEFIRISSTGNYSNVEQIRDILLGQTGDELIYLSDVANVKIDYVQPPRHVYHFNSENALTIGVSFASGVNVVEVGQSVRARLAELDYTRPIGVELATIYDQPRQVENSVNDFLVSLGQALAIVVVVLLLTMGARSGVLMSLILLLTICATFIVMDIYNINLHRISLGALIIALGMLVDNAIVITDGILIGIKQGLSTRDAAKRIVGQTMWPLFGATVISVTAFAPIGLSPDASGEFTGSLFWILFISLLISWLFAITLTPFLASVMFRGKKPTKESGNESDKSEIDASDSQQLDDPYQSIFYQIYKGLLLFTLRWRWVTTFVMIATMATAVYGFKYVNKAFFPPSNLPMFTADYWLPQGSDIRSTIEDMAALEVKIRAHEGIDQVTTTVGTTAERFMLTYQGERSFANFGQFIIRVKSYNDMPEIRNWVLNLLKEEAPQAFVKTNQFQIGPATKAKIEARLSGPDPEELRRLASEVIDIYRDDPDTINIRHDWRERSKVLQPQFAEAEARRLGISKADIDSAILMNVKGLEIAKMRDGSSILPIILRPPLNERSNVEQLSDIQVFSPVLNRYVSIDQVVQEIGLAWEDPLVMRRDRKRTIQVWVDADPNSDTNSFALFERLRPQVEALDLPPGYELSWGGEFEAQSKANKAVFAFVPLGVLVMFAITIMLFNSFRQTMVVWLTLPLAVIGVTSGLLTFNQPFAFTALLGFLSLSGMLLKNGIVLIEEIKRLNEEEGLNMHDSITRAAVSRMRPVTMAAITTVLGLIPLLSDVFFAPLAVTIMFGLAAATILTLIVVPVLFSIFYGVSYRRGETI; encoded by the coding sequence ATGAATTTGACTGATTACGCCATCGAGCGGAAAACCGTCAGCTGGATGGTCACCATCCTGTTGTTGGCAGGCGGTGTCCTGGCCTTTTTCAATCTGGGTCGTCTGGAAGACCCCGAATTCACCATCAAGCAGGCAGTGGTCGTCACGGCCTATCCCGGCGCCTCATCCATGGAGGTCGAGGAAGAAGTAACGCTGCCGATCGAAACCGCGATCCAGCAACTGCCCTATGTCGACCATGTAACCTCCATTTCCTCGGCTGGCCTCAGTCAGGTCACCGTGGAAATGAAATCGATCTACCGCAAGAAGGATCTTGCTCAGATCTGGGATGAAATGCGGCGTAAAATCAACGACCTCGCCCCTTCCCTGCCGCTTGGATCGCGTCCGCCTGTGGTCAATGACGATTTCGGTGATGTCTATGGCATGTTCATGGCAGTCACGGGGGCTGGCTATTCCCATCAAGAGCTCAATGACTATGTCGACTTTCTGCGCCGCGAGCTGGTGCTGGTGGACGGGGTTGGAAAGGTATCGATTGGCGGCGGACTGGAGCGTCAGATCATCATCGAGATCAACCGCGCCAAGCTCAATTCGCACAATATTTCGGTGACAGCCCTCAAGCAGCTGCTGCAAAACCAGAATCTGGTCACCAATGCAGGCAATCTGCGCATCGGTACGGAATTTATCCGCATCAGTTCGACAGGCAATTACAGCAATGTTGAACAGATCCGCGACATTCTGCTGGGCCAGACAGGAGACGAACTGATATATTTGTCGGATGTGGCCAATGTGAAAATCGACTATGTGCAGCCACCCCGACATGTCTATCATTTCAACAGCGAAAATGCTCTGACGATCGGAGTTTCCTTTGCCAGCGGTGTCAACGTGGTGGAAGTGGGGCAGTCCGTGCGGGCCCGTCTCGCGGAGCTCGATTATACCCGTCCGATCGGAGTGGAACTGGCGACCATTTATGACCAGCCGCGACAGGTCGAAAATTCGGTCAATGACTTCCTTGTCAGTCTTGGTCAGGCGCTGGCCATTGTGGTGGTGGTGCTGCTGCTGACGATGGGGGCGCGATCCGGGGTCTTGATGAGCCTCATCCTGTTGCTGACCATTTGTGCCACTTTCATCGTGATGGACATTTACAACATCAATCTCCACCGCATTTCCCTTGGTGCCTTGATCATTGCGCTGGGTATGCTGGTTGACAATGCCATCGTCATCACTGACGGCATTCTGATAGGCATCAAGCAAGGTCTTTCCACCCGTGATGCTGCCAAGCGGATCGTCGGTCAGACCATGTGGCCGCTGTTCGGGGCAACGGTTATTTCCGTCACAGCCTTTGCTCCCATTGGCCTGTCACCAGATGCATCTGGTGAATTTACCGGTTCGCTGTTCTGGATCCTGTTCATCTCATTGCTAATCTCCTGGCTGTTTGCCATCACGCTGACGCCATTCCTTGCCTCGGTGATGTTCCGCGGCAAGAAACCAACCAAAGAAAGCGGTAACGAGAGCGACAAAAGCGAAATAGATGCTTCAGACAGCCAGCAACTGGATGATCCTTATCAGAGCATCTTCTATCAGATCTACAAGGGGCTGTTGCTGTTCACCTTGCGTTGGCGTTGGGTCACCACTTTTGTGATGATTGCCACGATGGCAACAGCGGTCTATGGCTTCAAATATGTCAACAAGGCCTTCTTCCCGCCTTCCAACCTGCCGATGTTCACGGCGGACTACTGGCTGCCACAGGGCTCCGACATTCGCTCGACCATCGAGGACATGGCTGCTCTGGAAGTCAAGATCCGCGCACATGAGGGCATCGATCAGGTGACGACGACGGTCGGCACCACGGCAGAGCGTTTCATGCTGACCTATCAGGGCGAGCGGTCTTTTGCCAACTTTGGCCAGTTCATCATTCGGGTGAAATCCTATAATGACATGCCAGAAATTCGCAATTGGGTGCTCAATCTACTTAAGGAAGAAGCGCCGCAAGCCTTTGTCAAAACCAACCAGTTCCAGATTGGCCCTGCCACCAAGGCCAAGATCGAGGCCCGGCTTTCGGGTCCGGATCCGGAAGAGCTGCGCCGGTTGGCAAGTGAAGTGATCGACATCTATCGCGATGATCCCGATACCATCAACATTCGCCATGACTGGCGGGAACGTAGCAAGGTGTTGCAGCCACAATTCGCAGAGGCCGAGGCCCGCAGACTCGGCATTTCCAAGGCCGACATCGATTCTGCCATTTTGATGAATGTGAAGGGGCTGGAAATTGCCAAAATGCGCGATGGATCCTCGATTCTGCCGATTATCCTGCGCCCGCCTCTGAACGAGCGGTCGAATGTCGAGCAATTGAGTGACATTCAGGTCTTCAGTCCCGTGCTTAACCGCTATGTCAGCATTGATCAGGTGGTGCAGGAAATCGGCTTGGCATGGGAAGATCCGCTGGTGATGCGTCGCGACCGCAAACGCACCATTCAGGTCTGGGTGGATGCGGATCCGAATTCCGACACCAACAGCTTTGCCCTGTTCGAACGTCTGCGGCCTCAGGTCGAGGCGTTGGACCTGCCACCGGGCTATGAACTGTCATGGGGTGGGGAATTTGAAGCCCAGTCCAAGGCCAACAAGGCGGTCTTTGCCTTCGTCCCTCTTGGTGTGCTGGTCATGTTCGCCATCACCATCATGCTGTTCAACTCGTTCCGCCAGACGATGGTTGTGTGGTTGACCCTGCCTTTGGCGGTGATCGGGGTGACTTCGGGCCTCCTGACCTTCAACCAGCCCTTCGCGTTCACGGCTTTGCTGGGCTTTTTGTCCCTGTCGGGCATGTTGCTGAAAAATGGCATCGTGCTGATCGAAGAGATCAAGCGGCTGAATGAGGAAGAAGGGCTGAATATGCATGATTCCATCACACGGGCCGCGGTGTCGCGTATGCGTCCGGTGACGATGGCTGCCATCACCACGGTGCTGGGTCTGATCCCTCTGTTGAGCGACGTCTTCTTTGCGCCGCTGGCGGTGACCATCATGTTCGGCTTGGCAGCCGCCACCATCCTCACCTTGATTGTGGTGCCGGTGCTGTTCTCCATCTTCTATGGTGTTTCCTACCGACGCGGTGAGACAATCTAA
- a CDS encoding DeoR/GlpR family DNA-binding transcription regulator, whose protein sequence is MDPLIPRHSDIMELAKRDGRVDVDGLAAHFDVTPQTIRKDLNVLCDHDLLERVHGGAIYKSGVSNYAYTARRSHAAAEKAAIGKAAAQLIPDNASLILNIGTTTEQVAEALVRHDGLMVITNNINVANILHNGSNAEVVVAGGMLRKSDGGLVGEATIDFIKQFKVDFAVIGVSSIDSDGSLLDYDYREVRIAQAILQHARKRILVSDSMKFERNAPVRIGHLADIDYFVTDRMPSEAIQTLCRDAETEIIVALPSNSESEL, encoded by the coding sequence TTGGATCCCCTCATTCCACGCCATTCTGACATTATGGAACTTGCCAAGCGCGACGGCCGGGTTGATGTCGACGGGTTGGCGGCTCATTTCGATGTCACGCCGCAAACCATCCGCAAGGACCTCAACGTGCTGTGCGATCACGACCTGCTGGAGCGTGTGCATGGCGGTGCGATCTACAAATCCGGCGTGTCCAACTATGCCTACACCGCGCGGCGGTCACATGCGGCAGCGGAAAAAGCAGCCATTGGCAAGGCAGCAGCTCAGCTGATCCCGGACAATGCCTCTCTCATCCTCAATATCGGGACAACCACCGAACAGGTGGCTGAAGCTCTTGTGCGCCATGATGGCCTGATGGTCATCACCAACAATATCAACGTCGCCAACATTCTGCATAACGGATCGAATGCTGAGGTGGTGGTGGCAGGTGGCATGTTGCGCAAGTCTGATGGCGGGCTTGTCGGTGAAGCGACCATCGATTTCATCAAGCAGTTCAAGGTCGATTTCGCGGTGATCGGGGTTTCCTCAATCGATAGCGACGGATCCCTGCTCGACTATGACTATCGCGAGGTGCGGATTGCGCAGGCGATCCTGCAACATGCCCGCAAACGCATCCTGGTCAGCGACTCGATGAAGTTTGAGCGCAACGCCCCCGTGCGGATCGGCCATCTGGCCGATATCGACTATTTCGTAACCGATCGGATGCCCAGCGAGGCCATCCAGACCCTTTGTCGCGACGCTGAAACCGAGATCATCGTCGCCCTCCCCTCGAACAGCGAGAGTGAATTATGA
- the glpK gene encoding glycerol kinase GlpK encodes MKHNYVMAIDQGTTSSRAILFDADYRIRSVAQQEFTQHFPQSGWVEHDPEEIWDTVVTVCREAMENAGAHASEIAAIGITNQRETTLVWDKRTGECVYNAIVWQDRRTSDYCKKLKDEGLEETVTEKTGLLLDPYFSSTKVAWIIDNVEGAREKAEAGHLAFGTVDSFLLWRLTGGKVHATDATNASRTMLYDIHNGRWSSTLRQILNLPQALARPEVKNCADDFGTCMPELFGGPIPITGIAGDQQAAAIGQACFEPGMMKSTYGTGCFALLNTGEKPVRSENRLLTTIAYQFDGKPTFSLEGSIFIAGAAVQWLRDGLGIIEKANQTGPLARKADESQQVYLVPAFVGLGAPYWDADCRGAMFGLTRATGPEEVCRATLESVCYQTRDLLTAMRKDWETDSETMLRVDGGMVASNWTMQFLSDILNTKVERPRILETTALGAAYLAGWKVGFYPEPEEFAKSWAVENRFEPHMDEDVRERKYAGWKDAVSRTLSH; translated from the coding sequence ATGAAACACAATTACGTAATGGCCATCGATCAGGGCACCACCTCATCACGGGCCATCCTGTTTGATGCGGACTACCGCATTCGGTCTGTCGCACAGCAGGAATTCACCCAGCATTTTCCGCAGTCTGGCTGGGTGGAACATGATCCGGAGGAAATCTGGGATACGGTGGTGACCGTCTGTCGCGAGGCGATGGAAAATGCCGGGGCGCATGCCTCGGAAATCGCCGCCATCGGCATCACCAACCAGCGTGAAACCACCCTCGTCTGGGACAAGCGCACCGGTGAATGCGTCTACAATGCCATCGTCTGGCAGGACCGCAGAACGTCGGACTATTGCAAGAAGCTCAAGGATGAGGGTCTTGAGGAAACGGTGACCGAGAAAACCGGTCTATTGCTTGACCCCTATTTTTCTTCCACCAAGGTGGCCTGGATCATCGACAATGTCGAAGGCGCGCGCGAGAAAGCCGAAGCGGGCCATCTGGCCTTTGGCACGGTTGACAGCTTCCTGTTGTGGCGCCTGACGGGTGGCAAGGTTCATGCGACAGATGCGACCAATGCCAGCCGCACGATGCTTTATGACATTCACAATGGCCGCTGGAGCAGCACCCTGCGTCAGATCCTCAATCTGCCGCAAGCTCTGGCACGTCCAGAAGTGAAGAATTGTGCCGATGATTTTGGCACCTGCATGCCCGAACTGTTTGGCGGCCCGATCCCGATCACCGGCATTGCCGGAGACCAGCAGGCTGCGGCCATTGGTCAGGCCTGCTTTGAGCCGGGCATGATGAAATCGACATACGGCACGGGCTGCTTTGCCCTGCTCAATACAGGCGAGAAACCGGTTCGTTCCGAGAACCGCCTTTTGACCACCATCGCCTATCAATTTGACGGCAAGCCGACCTTTTCACTGGAAGGTTCGATCTTCATTGCAGGCGCTGCGGTGCAGTGGTTGCGCGATGGTCTTGGCATCATCGAAAAAGCCAACCAGACCGGCCCACTGGCCCGCAAGGCGGATGAAAGCCAGCAGGTCTATCTGGTGCCGGCCTTTGTCGGCCTTGGCGCGCCCTACTGGGATGCGGATTGCCGCGGGGCCATGTTTGGCCTGACGCGTGCGACGGGACCGGAAGAAGTCTGCCGTGCAACGCTGGAGTCGGTCTGCTACCAGACCCGTGATCTACTGACTGCGATGCGCAAGGACTGGGAGACCGACAGCGAAACGATGCTGCGGGTGGATGGCGGCATGGTTGCCTCCAACTGGACGATGCAGTTCCTGTCCGACATCCTCAACACCAAGGTGGAGCGGCCACGCATTCTGGAGACCACCGCGCTTGGTGCTGCCTATCTGGCAGGCTGGAAGGTCGGTTTCTATCCCGAGCCTGAGGAATTCGCAAAAAGCTGGGCGGTTGAAAATCGCTTTGAGCCACATATGGACGAGGATGTGCGAGAGCGCAAATATGCCGGTTGGAAGGACGCGGTGTCGCGCACGCTCAGCCACTAG
- a CDS encoding methyl-accepting chemotaxis protein — MSKKPVSTEIRLTKGIMAKTLTVATAAVIAVFALFAFYNDTLQRETIRNETAVLMDNIGKTTANSINNWLQGRMTLIASSTEFAKKMDSDTDPLSLFSNQTYLDNFQYSYIGMEKTGEFFIWPVTKMADDYDPRKRPWYKDAVAKGGPVLTAPYVDASTKDLIISAAHPVKTSDGLLGVAAGDFSIKSLVQMLSQTDLDGKGHAFLVSKEGKILVHSNIDYVDKDLSVAYPNGAPAIRQEMAEVEDANGTSLMTFVPIEGLPVEWYVALSMDKNLAYASLSDFRMSAAIAATLAAILMIIVLGFFLTKLVAMPISNMTSAMGRLAHGDNDVEIDGLDRQDEIGAMAEAVMVFKQNAIEQDRLRAQQAKEEQAKQQRVELVDQLISEFDLEVSEVLKTISVSSSGLETTAGSLNSTAEASAASATTVAAASEEASINVRSVAAASEELAASISEISRRVNQSREIAERASGAAKQTDQTVQSLVSTTDRISQIVSLINDIAAQTNLLALNATIEAARAGEAGKGFAVVASEVKSLADQTSKATDEIATQISAMQSVSNEAAGAIRGIGDVIVEINEIASEIAASVDQQGGATREIAHNVNEAAKGTQEVSESTVLVTKGASDTEESAANVLSAALDLSGKSSALRDTVQNFVNKIRAA; from the coding sequence ATGTCTAAGAAACCAGTCTCGACCGAAATCAGGTTGACGAAGGGAATCATGGCAAAGACTCTGACCGTTGCGACTGCTGCGGTTATTGCGGTCTTTGCGCTGTTTGCCTTCTACAACGACACGCTGCAGCGTGAAACCATCCGGAACGAAACCGCCGTCTTGATGGACAATATCGGCAAGACGACTGCCAATAGCATCAATAACTGGCTGCAGGGCCGGATGACGCTGATTGCATCGTCGACCGAGTTTGCCAAGAAGATGGATAGTGACACGGATCCGCTGTCTTTGTTCAGCAACCAGACCTATCTCGACAACTTCCAATATTCCTATATTGGGATGGAAAAGACAGGCGAGTTCTTCATCTGGCCAGTCACCAAGATGGCGGACGATTACGACCCCCGCAAACGGCCTTGGTACAAGGACGCTGTTGCCAAGGGTGGGCCGGTTCTGACCGCTCCCTATGTCGATGCCTCCACCAAGGATCTGATCATCTCAGCCGCGCATCCGGTCAAGACCTCAGACGGTCTGCTCGGCGTGGCCGCAGGTGACTTCAGCATTAAAAGCCTTGTCCAGATGCTTTCCCAGACGGACCTCGACGGCAAGGGGCACGCCTTCCTGGTGTCAAAGGAAGGCAAGATTCTCGTTCACAGCAATATCGACTATGTCGATAAGGACCTCTCCGTTGCCTACCCAAATGGTGCTCCGGCCATTCGCCAGGAAATGGCCGAAGTGGAAGACGCCAACGGAACCTCGCTGATGACCTTTGTGCCGATCGAAGGCCTGCCGGTTGAATGGTATGTAGCCCTGTCGATGGACAAAAATCTGGCCTATGCATCGCTGTCTGACTTCCGTATGTCAGCCGCCATCGCAGCAACTCTGGCCGCCATTCTGATGATCATCGTGCTGGGCTTCTTCCTCACCAAACTGGTTGCCATGCCGATCAGCAACATGACGTCTGCCATGGGCCGCCTTGCTCACGGGGACAATGATGTCGAAATCGATGGACTTGATCGTCAGGACGAAATTGGTGCAATGGCAGAAGCCGTCATGGTGTTCAAACAGAATGCCATTGAGCAGGACCGGCTGCGTGCACAGCAGGCCAAGGAAGAGCAGGCCAAGCAGCAGCGGGTCGAACTGGTTGATCAATTGATCTCCGAGTTTGATCTGGAAGTCAGTGAAGTTCTCAAGACGATTTCGGTCTCTTCCTCCGGACTGGAAACCACCGCAGGATCATTGAATTCCACCGCAGAAGCCTCAGCCGCCAGCGCGACCACTGTGGCAGCCGCTTCGGAGGAAGCCTCGATCAACGTGCGTTCGGTTGCCGCCGCATCCGAAGAGCTGGCCGCTTCGATTTCCGAAATCAGCCGCCGGGTGAACCAGTCCCGCGAAATAGCCGAACGGGCCAGTGGTGCAGCCAAGCAGACGGACCAGACCGTGCAAAGCCTTGTGTCCACCACAGACCGGATCAGCCAAATCGTCAGCCTGATCAACGACATCGCGGCCCAGACCAATCTGCTGGCCCTCAATGCGACAATTGAAGCAGCGCGTGCCGGTGAAGCAGGCAAGGGCTTTGCGGTCGTGGCGTCAGAAGTGAAGTCACTCGCCGATCAAACCTCCAAGGCGACCGATGAAATTGCCACGCAGATTTCCGCCATGCAGTCGGTGTCGAATGAAGCCGCAGGTGCCATTCGCGGCATCGGGGATGTGATCGTCGAGATCAACGAGATCGCTTCTGAAATCGCTGCATCCGTCGATCAGCAGGGCGGCGCAACGCGCGAAATCGCCCATAATGTCAATGAAGCGGCGAAGGGTACACAGGAAGTGAGCGAAAGCACGGTGCTGGTGACCAAGGGAGCCAGTGACACCGAGGAGAGCGCAGCCAACGTTCTTTCCGCTGCGCTTGATCTGTCTGGCAAGTCGAGCGCTTTGCGTGACACTGTTCAGAACTTCGTCAACAAGATCCGTGCCGCCTGA
- the rpsI gene encoding 30S ribosomal protein S9: protein MSDSVQSLEELGSAIGVEAEESAPVHVQKLDAHGRAYATGKRKDAVARVWIKPGSGKIIVNKKEYNVYFGRPVLQMVVKQPLVAADRDGQFDIICTVSGGGLSGQAGAIRHGISKALTYYEPELRGVLKKGGFLTRDSRVVERKKFGRAKARRSFQFSKR from the coding sequence ATGAGCGATTCTGTACAGTCTCTTGAAGAACTCGGCTCTGCTATTGGCGTAGAAGCTGAAGAGTCCGCACCAGTTCACGTTCAGAAGCTTGATGCTCATGGTCGTGCATACGCCACCGGCAAGCGTAAAGACGCTGTTGCCCGCGTATGGATCAAACCAGGCTCTGGCAAGATCATCGTGAACAAAAAAGAATACAACGTCTATTTTGGTCGCCCAGTTCTGCAGATGGTTGTTAAACAACCTCTGGTCGCTGCTGACCGTGATGGCCAGTTCGACATCATCTGCACCGTTTCTGGTGGTGGTTTGTCCGGTCAGGCCGGTGCGATCCGTCACGGCATCTCCAAAGCTCTGACCTATTATGAGCCAGAGCTGCGCGGCGTTCTGAAAAAGGGTGGGTTCCTCACCCGTGACTCTCGTGTTGTCGAACGTAAGAAATTCGGTCGCGCGAAAGCACGTCGTTCCTTCCAGTTCTCCAAGCGTTAA
- the glpD gene encoding glycerol-3-phosphate dehydrogenase: protein MTADLKDIFVIGGGINGVGIARDAIGRGYSVTLAEMNDLASATSSASTKLIHGGLRYLEYYEFRLVREALKEREVVWANAPHIVWPLRFVLPHHKDLRPAWLIRLGLFLYDHIGGRKELPATADIDMTKDEVGKPLKPLFTKGFEYSDCWVNDARFVVLAAMDARDRGANILVREKVISATYEGTSWKVVTKNQISGEETVHHARMVINASGPWVDHIIGDALGKPDDKNVRLVQGSHMIVKKMFDHKRCYIFQNKDGRIIFSIPYEEDFTLIGTTDHDFKGDLDKDKVAATEEELLYLCNAASEYFAKPVTRDDVVWSYSGVRPLYDDGASAAQEATRDYVLRQSKEECDNSIIHIFGGKITTARMLAESVLKKIEMKLGPKGKKWTKVARLPGGDFNASAFDDLLARLKSEHGYLSDRLAYRLMRLYGTKAWDLLEGITDTDGLGQCFGADLYEAEVRYLIENEWAMTAEDILFRRTKCGLHFTSDQTAALEAYLKAYWAGKA, encoded by the coding sequence ATGACTGCAGACCTCAAGGATATCTTTGTCATTGGTGGTGGCATCAATGGTGTAGGCATCGCGCGTGATGCCATTGGACGTGGATATTCCGTGACCCTTGCGGAAATGAACGATCTGGCTAGCGCCACCTCCTCCGCATCGACCAAGCTGATCCATGGTGGCCTGCGCTATCTGGAATATTATGAATTCCGTCTGGTCCGCGAAGCGCTCAAGGAACGCGAAGTGGTTTGGGCCAATGCGCCGCATATCGTCTGGCCATTGCGCTTCGTGCTGCCGCATCACAAGGACCTGCGTCCGGCTTGGCTGATCCGCCTTGGCCTGTTTCTCTATGACCATATTGGTGGCCGCAAGGAGTTGCCTGCGACAGCCGACATTGACATGACCAAGGATGAAGTCGGCAAGCCGCTGAAGCCGCTCTTCACCAAGGGCTTTGAATATTCTGATTGCTGGGTCAATGACGCCCGTTTCGTTGTGCTGGCAGCCATGGACGCCCGGGATCGCGGTGCCAACATACTGGTGCGCGAAAAGGTCATTTCCGCCACCTACGAAGGCACCAGCTGGAAGGTCGTGACCAAAAATCAGATCAGCGGCGAAGAGACTGTTCATCACGCCCGGATGGTGATCAATGCTTCCGGTCCGTGGGTCGATCACATCATCGGCGATGCCTTGGGCAAACCGGACGACAAGAATGTGCGTCTGGTGCAGGGCAGCCACATGATCGTGAAGAAAATGTTCGACCACAAGCGCTGTTACATCTTCCAGAATAAAGACGGCCGGATCATCTTCTCCATTCCTTACGAAGAAGATTTCACCCTGATCGGCACCACCGATCATGACTTCAAGGGCGATCTCGACAAGGACAAGGTCGCGGCAACAGAAGAAGAACTGCTCTATCTGTGCAATGCAGCCAGCGAGTATTTCGCCAAGCCGGTCACCCGCGATGATGTGGTGTGGAGCTATTCCGGTGTGAGGCCGCTTTATGATGATGGCGCATCGGCGGCGCAGGAAGCCACCCGCGATTATGTGCTACGCCAGAGCAAGGAAGAATGCGACAACTCGATCATTCACATTTTTGGCGGCAAAATCACCACGGCCCGTATGCTGGCGGAATCGGTGCTCAAGAAAATTGAAATGAAACTCGGCCCGAAAGGCAAGAAATGGACCAAGGTCGCTCGTTTGCCGGGGGGTGACTTCAATGCCAGCGCCTTTGACGATCTGTTGGCCCGCCTGAAATCTGAGCATGGTTATCTGTCGGACCGTCTGGCCTATCGTCTGATGCGGCTGTATGGCACCAAGGCGTGGGATTTGCTCGAAGGCATCACCGATACCGACGGTCTTGGCCAGTGCTTCGGAGCGGATCTGTATGAAGCCGAAGTGCGTTATCTGATCGAAAACGAATGGGCCATGACCGCGGAGGACATTCTGTTCCGCCGGACCAAATGCGGCTTGCATTTCACATCCGATCAAACAGCAGCCCTTGAGGCCTATCTAAAGGCCTATTGGGCGGGCAAAGCCTAG